The Antedon mediterranea chromosome 7, ecAntMedi1.1, whole genome shotgun sequence genome has a segment encoding these proteins:
- the LOC140054530 gene encoding PIN2/TERF1-interacting telomerase inhibitor 1-like, with product MAMLAEPRRRQKLSSDPRNTAWKNDSDKFGKRMMVKMGWTDGKGLGANEDGCQDHIKVTLKNDTRGLGCSTSHEDKWIAHQDDFNSLLANLNESHASGDTTPKQTSITSLEKKSKKSKKRVHYMKFTKGKDLTGYSSKDMDCIMGRRVSKSEPATPQSQSIQNSEDDDDDAESVTSCPDYGVTTITRTESVQEYFQRKMMLMQKARSTVSNDKNESDQSDDAIQTASFKISQSDEDSADVNVVKKKKKKSKKRKHLDNETNDMSENEREINKEEEKIAKKNLKKKRKEKEMKEKMNEDIPKQKKKKSKKAKHSIE from the exons ATGGCTATGCTTGCTGAACCCCGTCGTCGTCAAAAACTTTCATCTGATCCTAGGAACACAGCATGGAAAAATG ATTCGGACAAATTTGGTAAGCGGATGATGGTTAAAATGGGCTGGACCGATGGAAAAGGACTAGGTGCAAATGAAGATGGTTGCCAGGATCACATCAAAGTTACTCTGAAAAATGATACTCGTG gTCTGGGTTGCAGCACTTCACATGAAGACAAGTGGATAGCTCACCAGGATGACTTCAATAGCCTTCTAGCTAATCTTAATGAAAGCCACGCAAGCGGAGATACTACGCCCAAACAAACATCTATTACAAGTCTTGAAAAAAAGTCTAAGAAATCTAAGAAAAGAGTGCA TTACATGAAGTTTACAAAAGGAAAAGACCTTACAGGTTATAGTTCAAAGGATATGGATTGCATTATGGGAAGGCGGGTCAGCAAATCAGAACCAGCAACTCCTCAATCTCAGTCT atacAAAACTcagaggatgatgatgatgatgcagaGAGTGTGACATCTTGTCCAGACTATGGAGTAACCACCATCACTCGTACAGAGAGTGTACAAGAATACTTTCAGAGAAAAATGATGTTAATGCAAAAAGCAAGAAGTACAGTGTCAAATGACAAGAATGAAAGTGACCAATCAGATGATGCAATACAAACAGCATCGTTTAAAATTAGCCAATCAGATGAGGATTCTGCAGATGTTAATGTagtaaaaaagaagaaaaagaaatcgAAGAAGCGAAAACATTTAGATAACGAAACGAATGATATGTCTGAAAATGAACGAGAGATAAACAAAGAGGAGGAAAAAATTGCTAAgaaaaatttgaaaaagaaaaggaaagaaaaggaaatgaaagaaaaaatgaatgaaGACATTCCAaagcaaaaaaagaaaaaatcaaaGAAAGCTAAACATTCTATAGAATAA